A window from Nocardioides mesophilus encodes these proteins:
- the ppgK gene encoding polyphosphate--glucose phosphotransferase yields the protein MSIASRTTTTAPVGVDFGGSGIKAATVDLGTGRFASERIRIETPEPATPAAVAEVVAELLDRLGTPASAAVGLTVPGVVAHGTVRSAANIDKSWIGTDADTLFSDRLGREVTVLNDADAAGLAEVRYGVARDRTGLVIVTTLGTGIGSAMVYDGVLVPNSELGHLPMHGGPAEHRAANKVREDHDLSWAQWAERLTEYYRLLEGLFSPDLFVVGGGVSKRAASFLPLVDIDTPIVPAALLNTAGIVGAALLAQERPHLALPG from the coding sequence ATGAGCATTGCGTCCCGCACCACCACAACAGCGCCGGTCGGCGTCGACTTCGGCGGCAGCGGCATCAAGGCGGCGACCGTCGACCTCGGCACCGGACGGTTCGCCTCGGAGCGGATCCGGATCGAGACCCCGGAGCCGGCGACGCCGGCCGCGGTCGCCGAGGTCGTCGCCGAGCTGCTGGACCGTCTGGGCACGCCGGCTTCCGCGGCGGTCGGCCTGACCGTCCCGGGCGTCGTGGCGCACGGGACGGTGCGCTCGGCCGCCAACATCGACAAGTCCTGGATCGGCACCGACGCCGACACGCTGTTCAGCGACCGGCTGGGCCGCGAGGTGACGGTGCTCAACGACGCCGACGCCGCCGGCCTGGCCGAGGTCCGCTACGGCGTGGCCCGGGACCGCACCGGCCTGGTGATCGTGACCACGCTCGGCACCGGGATCGGCTCGGCGATGGTCTACGACGGCGTACTGGTGCCCAACTCCGAGCTCGGCCACCTGCCGATGCACGGCGGCCCGGCCGAGCACCGGGCCGCCAACAAGGTCCGGGAGGACCACGACCTGAGCTGGGCGCAGTGGGCGGAGCGGCTGACCGAGTACTACCGGCTGCTGGAGGGGCTGTTCTCCCCGGACCTGTTCGTGGTCGGCGGCGGGGTCAGCAAGCGCGCCGCGTCGTTCCTGCCCCTGGTGGACATCGACACCCCGATCGTGCCGGCGGCGCTGCTCAACACCGCCGGCATCGTCGGGGCGGCACTGCTGGCGCAGGAGCGCCCCCACCTGGCGCTGCCGGGCTAG
- a CDS encoding DUF3072 domain-containing protein — MTESNMHSNQDQMSTGEPDVLGAPAGNTTEKDPNDWATGDEPMTGAQRSYLDTLAREAGETLQADLTKAEASQHIDRLQAATGRGDSGPTG, encoded by the coding sequence ATGACCGAATCGAACATGCATTCGAACCAGGACCAGATGTCGACGGGGGAGCCGGACGTGCTCGGCGCCCCCGCCGGCAACACCACCGAGAAGGACCCGAACGACTGGGCCACCGGCGACGAGCCGATGACCGGCGCGCAGCGCAGCTACCTCGACACGCTGGCCCGCGAGGCGGGTGAGACGCTCCAGGCCGACCTGACCAAGGCGGAGGCGTCCCAGCACATCGACCGGCTGCAGGCGGCCACCGGCCGGGGCGACTCCGGACCGACCGGCTAG
- a CDS encoding zinc-dependent alcohol dehydrogenase family protein has translation MRVTTIHAAGDIRLEERPQPTIDHPAQAIVKVTASCICGSDLWPYRGENPIDAGSPIGHEAVGVVEEVGADVRHFRPGDFVIVPFVHCDNTCPHCRAGITSACVHQGFTTGGQGEFITVHQADGSLVKTDGMPEAHQIPSLLTLSDVMATGWHAAVAAGVRPGSTAVVVGDGAVGLCGVLAAAELGAERVVAMSRHESRQKLAEKFGATHIVAERGEEGEQRILDLTDGIGADAVLECVGTGASMDTAFKIARPGSTVGFVGVPHGVELPIRRMFSKNVGLAGGMAPVRTYLPDLLDRVLTDRIDPGLVFDLTLPLDEVAEGYRAMDERRAIKVLLRP, from the coding sequence ATGCGCGTGACCACCATTCATGCTGCCGGCGACATCCGTCTCGAGGAGCGTCCGCAGCCCACCATCGACCATCCCGCCCAGGCCATCGTCAAGGTGACCGCATCCTGCATCTGCGGCTCGGACCTGTGGCCCTACCGCGGCGAGAACCCGATCGACGCCGGTTCGCCGATCGGCCACGAGGCCGTCGGCGTCGTCGAGGAGGTCGGCGCCGACGTCCGGCACTTCCGGCCCGGCGACTTCGTGATCGTGCCGTTCGTGCACTGCGACAACACCTGCCCGCACTGCCGGGCCGGCATCACCTCGGCCTGCGTGCACCAGGGGTTCACCACCGGGGGCCAGGGCGAGTTCATCACCGTCCACCAGGCCGACGGGTCGCTGGTGAAGACCGACGGAATGCCCGAGGCCCACCAGATCCCGTCGCTGCTCACGCTCTCCGACGTGATGGCGACCGGCTGGCACGCGGCGGTCGCCGCCGGGGTGCGTCCCGGCTCGACCGCGGTCGTGGTCGGCGACGGCGCCGTGGGCCTGTGCGGCGTGCTCGCCGCCGCCGAGCTCGGCGCCGAACGGGTGGTCGCGATGTCGCGGCACGAGTCCCGGCAGAAGCTCGCGGAGAAGTTCGGTGCCACCCACATCGTCGCCGAGCGCGGCGAGGAGGGGGAGCAGCGGATCCTCGACCTCACCGACGGGATCGGCGCGGACGCCGTGCTGGAGTGTGTCGGCACCGGCGCCTCCATGGACACCGCCTTCAAGATCGCCCGGCCCGGCTCCACCGTCGGCTTCGTCGGCGTCCCGCACGGCGTGGAGCTGCCGATCCGGCGGATGTTCAGCAAGAACGTCGGCCTCGCCGGCGGGATGGCCCCGGTGCGTACCTACCTGCCCGACCTGCTCGACCGGGTGCTCACCGACCGGATCGACCCGGGCCTGGTCTTCGACCTGACGCTGCCGCTGGACGAGGTCGCCGAGGGCTACCGGGCCATGGACGAGCGGCGCGCGATCAAGGTGCTGCTGCGTCCCTGA
- a CDS encoding UDP-N-acetylglucosamine 1-carboxyvinyltransferase yields MTQDYLARIGNLIRDARKHRGWTQSQLADVLSTSQSAINRIERGHQNLSLEMIARIGEALDSELVSLGSGPTHLRVEGPTTLSGSIVVKSSKNAGVALLCASLLNKGRTTLRRVARIEEVNRLLEVLNSIGVQTRWLNSDNDLEIVPPAELNLLAIDATAARRTRSIIMFLGPLMHREDVFDLPYAGGCDLGTRTVEPHMTALRPFGLEVKATDGSYHATVNRAVSPTRPIVLTERGDTVTENALLAAALNDGVTVIRNASPNYMVQDLCFYLEKLGVHIDGIGTTTLTVHGRTEIDVDVDYAPSEDPIEAMSLLAAAIVTRSEITIRRVPIEFLEIELALLEEMGFQYERSEEFVAANGHTRLVDITTKVSALHSPIDKIHPMPFPGLNIDNLPFFAVIAAVAEGQTLLHDWVYENRAIYLTELTRLGAAVKLLDPHRVMIEGPTHWSGAEIVCPPALRPAVVILLAMMASKGTSVLRSVYVINRGYEDLATRLNALGARIETFRDI; encoded by the coding sequence ATGACGCAGGACTACCTGGCCCGGATCGGCAACCTCATCCGCGACGCCCGCAAGCACCGCGGCTGGACCCAGAGCCAGCTCGCCGACGTGCTCAGCACCAGCCAAAGCGCCATCAACCGGATCGAGCGCGGCCACCAGAACCTCAGTCTGGAGATGATCGCCCGGATCGGCGAGGCGCTGGACTCCGAGCTGGTCTCGCTCGGCAGCGGCCCGACGCACCTGCGGGTGGAGGGCCCCACCACCCTCTCGGGCAGCATCGTGGTCAAGTCCTCGAAGAACGCCGGCGTCGCGCTGCTGTGCGCGTCACTGCTGAACAAGGGCCGTACGACGCTGCGCCGGGTGGCCCGGATCGAGGAGGTGAACCGGCTGCTCGAGGTGCTCAACAGCATCGGTGTGCAGACCCGCTGGCTGAACTCCGACAACGACCTCGAGATCGTCCCGCCCGCGGAGCTGAACCTGCTGGCCATCGACGCCACCGCGGCCCGCCGTACCCGCTCCATCATCATGTTCCTCGGCCCGCTGATGCACCGCGAGGACGTCTTCGACCTGCCGTACGCCGGCGGCTGCGACCTCGGGACCCGCACCGTCGAGCCGCACATGACCGCGCTGCGGCCGTTCGGCCTGGAGGTCAAGGCGACCGACGGCAGCTACCACGCGACGGTCAACCGGGCGGTCTCCCCCACCCGCCCGATCGTGCTGACCGAGCGCGGCGACACGGTCACCGAGAACGCGCTGCTGGCGGCCGCCCTCAACGACGGCGTCACCGTGATCCGCAACGCCAGCCCCAACTACATGGTCCAGGACCTCTGCTTCTACCTGGAGAAGCTCGGCGTCCACATCGACGGCATCGGCACCACCACGCTGACCGTGCACGGACGCACCGAGATCGACGTCGACGTCGATTACGCCCCTTCCGAGGACCCGATCGAGGCGATGTCGCTGCTCGCCGCCGCGATCGTGACCCGCTCGGAGATCACCATCCGCCGGGTGCCGATCGAGTTCCTCGAGATCGAGCTCGCGCTGCTCGAGGAGATGGGCTTCCAGTACGAGCGGAGCGAGGAGTTCGTCGCCGCCAACGGGCACACCCGGCTGGTCGACATCACCACGAAGGTCTCGGCGCTGCACTCCCCCATCGACAAGATCCACCCGATGCCGTTCCCCGGTCTGAACATCGACAACCTGCCGTTCTTCGCGGTGATCGCGGCGGTCGCCGAGGGCCAGACCCTGCTGCACGACTGGGTCTACGAGAACCGCGCGATCTACCTCACCGAGCTGACCCGGCTGGGCGCCGCGGTGAAGCTGCTCGACCCGCACCGGGTGATGATCGAGGGCCCGACGCACTGGTCCGGCGCGGAGATCGTCTGCCCGCCGGCGCTGCGGCCGGCGGTGGTGATCCTGCTGGCGATGATGGCCTCGAAGGGCACCTCGGTGCTGCGCTCGGTCTATGTCATCAACCGCGGCTACGAGGACCTCGCCACCCGGCTCAACGCGCTGGGGGCGCGGATCGAGACGTTCCGCGACATCTGA
- a CDS encoding zf-TFIIB domain-containing protein gives MDEMTCPQCQSQMSPRPVGDVSVHQCGSCHGIFLERADLGVLIEAENDYHRDSGPKTQPLPRITADMVAPPPKAPVSRSYIETLFG, from the coding sequence ATGGACGAGATGACCTGCCCCCAGTGTCAGTCGCAGATGAGCCCGCGCCCGGTCGGGGACGTGTCGGTGCACCAGTGCGGGTCCTGCCACGGGATCTTCCTCGAGCGCGCCGATCTCGGCGTCCTGATCGAGGCCGAGAACGACTACCACCGCGACTCCGGGCCGAAGACCCAGCCGCTGCCGCGGATCACCGCCGACATGGTCGCGCCGCCGCCGAAGGCCCCGGTGTCGCGGTCCTACATCGAGACGCTCTTCGGCTGA
- a CDS encoding glycerophosphodiester phosphodiesterase, giving the protein MTRPRTGYPFLDEPFEVAGSQWPVLAFAHRGGSFHPEIEGLENTLAAFQHAVDLGYRYLETDVHTTRDGVLLAFHDAVLDRVTASTGSLAELPYDVVADALIGGREQIPRLVDLLDRFPEARFNIDLKSDQAVTPLAALIHRRGLADRVCVASFSPRRLHRFRRLAGPRVATACGPAAVVATRFAPTRGASVRLVRSPGVALQIPHHRGPVTVVTRELVRRAHAAGRHVHVWTVDVAEQMHELLDLGVDGLMTDRTDVLRDVLRDRGQWMGDPS; this is encoded by the coding sequence GTGACGCGCCCCCGCACCGGATACCCGTTCCTCGACGAGCCGTTCGAGGTGGCCGGCAGCCAGTGGCCGGTGCTGGCGTTCGCGCACCGCGGCGGCTCGTTCCACCCGGAGATCGAGGGGCTGGAGAACACGCTGGCCGCCTTCCAGCACGCCGTCGACCTCGGCTACCGCTACCTCGAGACCGACGTGCACACCACCCGCGACGGGGTGCTGCTCGCCTTCCACGACGCCGTCCTCGACCGGGTGACCGCGAGCACCGGCAGCCTCGCCGAGCTGCCGTACGACGTCGTGGCCGATGCGCTGATCGGCGGCCGGGAGCAGATCCCGCGGCTGGTGGACCTGCTCGACCGGTTCCCCGAGGCCCGCTTCAACATCGACCTCAAGTCCGACCAGGCGGTCACCCCGCTGGCCGCGCTGATCCACCGGCGCGGACTCGCCGACCGGGTCTGCGTGGCGAGCTTCTCCCCGCGCCGGCTGCACCGGTTCCGGCGGCTGGCCGGGCCGCGGGTCGCCACCGCGTGCGGGCCGGCAGCGGTGGTCGCCACCCGGTTCGCGCCGACCCGCGGCGCCTCGGTGCGCCTGGTCCGCTCCCCCGGCGTCGCGCTGCAGATCCCGCACCACCGGGGCCCGGTGACCGTGGTGACCCGCGAGCTGGTCCGGCGTGCGCACGCGGCCGGCCGGCACGTCCACGTGTGGACCGTCGACGTCGCCGAGCAGATGCACGAGCTGCTCGACCTCGGCGTCGACGGCCTGATGACCGACCGCACCGACGTGCTCCGCGACGTCCTCCGGGACCGCGGCCAATGGATGGGAGACCCCTCATGA
- a CDS encoding MFS transporter: MSLGPAGIANLEPLVRRREQRAWYWYDWANSAYVTTTAAVLFSPYLTSVAEVAACGEAGTTDAPCRTDLSVLGLAVSPGSLVFYLVTVATILSALVLPVVGAAADRSSRKKSLMAGYAWAGSASAMLMFFVSGGNWQLGALLLVFATLCLGASLVVYDAILCEIAAPDERDRVSSRGWALGYLGGGTLLALNFGLLTLMPDDQSLAVRLCLLSAGIWWAAFTVIPFLGVRNREPVGVVPESGSLLQQSFGQLLGTLRDLRRYPVTLTFLLAYLFYNDGIQTVIFASSVYGEKQLGFEKATVLQAFLVVQFVGILGALAFGRLAGRIGAHRVILVGLGIWMLVVLAAYVTPERQIGPFLVLAVGIGLVLGGTQALSRSFFSQLVPRGREAEYFSLYQAAERGTSWLGTLVFGVVHQLTGSYRPAIFALILFFVVGGALLLRVDPARGIREAGNDEPAVI; this comes from the coding sequence ATGAGCCTCGGCCCCGCCGGCATCGCGAACCTGGAGCCGCTGGTCCGGCGCCGCGAGCAGCGGGCCTGGTACTGGTACGACTGGGCGAACTCGGCGTACGTCACCACCACTGCGGCGGTGCTGTTCTCGCCGTACCTCACCTCGGTCGCCGAGGTGGCCGCCTGCGGCGAGGCGGGAACCACCGACGCACCCTGCCGCACGGACCTGTCGGTGCTCGGCCTCGCGGTCTCCCCCGGCTCGTTGGTGTTCTACCTCGTCACGGTGGCGACGATCCTGTCCGCGCTGGTGCTGCCGGTCGTCGGCGCGGCCGCGGACCGCTCGTCGCGCAAGAAGAGCCTGATGGCCGGCTACGCGTGGGCCGGCAGTGCGAGCGCGATGCTGATGTTCTTCGTCTCCGGCGGCAACTGGCAGCTCGGCGCGCTGCTCCTGGTGTTCGCGACCCTCTGCCTGGGGGCCTCGCTGGTGGTCTACGACGCGATCCTGTGCGAGATCGCCGCCCCCGACGAGCGGGACCGGGTCTCCTCGCGCGGCTGGGCGCTGGGCTACCTGGGCGGGGGCACCCTCCTCGCGCTCAACTTCGGTCTGCTGACCCTGATGCCCGACGACCAGAGCCTCGCGGTCCGGCTCTGCCTGCTCTCGGCGGGCATTTGGTGGGCCGCGTTCACCGTGATCCCGTTCCTCGGCGTCCGCAACCGGGAGCCGGTGGGGGTGGTCCCCGAGTCCGGCTCGCTGCTCCAGCAGAGCTTCGGTCAGCTGCTGGGCACGCTCCGGGACCTGCGGCGCTACCCGGTGACCCTGACGTTCCTGCTCGCCTACCTGTTCTACAACGACGGCATCCAGACGGTGATCTTCGCCTCCTCCGTCTACGGCGAGAAGCAGCTGGGCTTCGAGAAGGCGACCGTGCTGCAGGCGTTCCTGGTGGTCCAGTTCGTCGGCATCCTCGGCGCGCTCGCCTTCGGCCGGCTGGCCGGGCGCATCGGCGCCCACCGGGTGATCCTGGTCGGGCTCGGCATCTGGATGCTCGTCGTGCTGGCCGCCTACGTCACCCCCGAGCGGCAGATCGGGCCGTTCCTGGTGCTCGCGGTCGGCATCGGCCTGGTCCTGGGCGGCACCCAGGCGCTCTCCCGGTCGTTCTTCAGCCAGCTGGTCCCCCGCGGCCGGGAGGCGGAGTACTTCAGCCTCTACCAGGCCGCCGAACGGGGCACCAGCTGGCTGGGGACGTTGGTGTTCGGGGTGGTGCACCAGCTCACCGGCTCCTACCGGCCGGCGATCTTCGCGCTGATCCTGTTCTTCGTGGTCGGCGGGGCCCTGCTGCTCCGGGTCGATCCGGCCCGCGGCATCCGGGAGGCCGGCAACGACGAGCCGGCGGTGATCTGA
- a CDS encoding RNA polymerase-binding protein RbpA, translated as MGERTLRGARLGGQSFEDERGIEFAARQNIGYACPQGHEFEIPMSVEAEVPANWECPRCGAQALSKHGQTPEVKAEKPARTHWDMLLERRSMDELEEILTERLELLRGGEIGPAHLHRQQTKKKAKSA; from the coding sequence ATGGGAGAGCGCACACTGCGCGGAGCCCGGCTCGGCGGCCAGAGCTTCGAGGACGAGCGCGGCATCGAGTTCGCCGCTCGTCAGAACATCGGATACGCCTGCCCGCAGGGGCACGAGTTCGAGATCCCGATGTCGGTCGAGGCCGAGGTCCCGGCGAACTGGGAGTGCCCGCGGTGCGGCGCCCAGGCGCTGAGCAAGCACGGTCAGACCCCTGAGGTGAAGGCGGAGAAGCCCGCCCGCACGCACTGGGACATGTTGCTCGAGCGCCGCTCCATGGACGAGCTCGAGGAGATCCTCACCGAGCGCCTGGAGCTGCTCCGGGGCGGCGAGATCGGCCCGGCGCACCTGCACCGCCAGCAGACCAAGAAGAAGGCCAAGTCGGCCTGA
- a CDS encoding FxsA family protein, whose translation MRRRVPWGVLAVLFVVVPIVEIYLLIQVGQVIGAWWTVALLIADGFLGSWLVKHEGGRAWTALQEALREHRMPARELADGTLILIGGTLLLTPGFLSDVVGLFAILPLTRPLARRALTRVITRRLVVSTWAGPMGPGGPGGSGRSTAGTDPRTRQRPGPDESVVQGEVVNE comes from the coding sequence ATGCGTCGACGAGTCCCCTGGGGGGTCCTGGCCGTCCTGTTCGTAGTGGTCCCGATCGTCGAGATCTACCTGCTGATCCAGGTGGGTCAGGTGATCGGCGCCTGGTGGACCGTGGCGCTGCTGATCGCCGACGGCTTCCTCGGCAGCTGGCTGGTCAAGCACGAGGGCGGCCGGGCCTGGACCGCGCTCCAGGAGGCCCTCCGCGAGCACCGGATGCCGGCCCGCGAGCTCGCGGACGGGACTCTGATCCTCATCGGCGGCACGCTGCTGCTGACCCCCGGGTTCCTCTCCGACGTGGTCGGTCTCTTCGCGATCCTGCCGTTGACCCGGCCACTGGCCCGGCGCGCGCTCACCCGGGTGATCACGCGGCGCCTGGTGGTGTCCACCTGGGCCGGGCCCATGGGGCCGGGCGGTCCGGGCGGGTCGGGACGGTCCACGGCCGGCACCGACCCCCGGACGCGACAACGCCCCGGACCCGACGAGTCGGTGGTCCAGGGCGAGGTCGTGAACGAGTAG
- a CDS encoding polyprenol monophosphomannose synthase has translation MSRAALGRVVVVIPTYNEVENLAWIVGRLRAAEPEVDVMVVDDGSPDGTGRLADTLAAEDPRVSVVHRTQKAGLGAAYLHGFAVALERGYDVVGEMDADGSHQPEQLHRLLDALEGADLVIGSRWVKGGSVVNWPLSRKALSVGGNLYARAALGIPVRDVTAGYRLFRRSTLEAIDLGSVESSGYCFQTDLAWRTAKAGLRIAEVPIEFVERVRGESKMDRSVATESLRRITGWGLRERRRQAGAVLSKMRGDRVPV, from the coding sequence ATGAGCAGGGCAGCGCTGGGGCGGGTGGTCGTGGTGATCCCGACCTACAACGAGGTGGAGAACCTGGCGTGGATCGTGGGGCGGCTGCGCGCGGCCGAGCCCGAGGTCGACGTGATGGTCGTCGACGACGGCTCCCCGGACGGCACCGGCCGGCTCGCCGACACCCTGGCGGCCGAGGACCCCCGGGTCAGCGTGGTGCACCGGACGCAGAAGGCCGGCCTCGGGGCGGCGTACCTGCACGGCTTCGCGGTGGCGCTCGAGCGCGGGTACGACGTCGTCGGCGAGATGGACGCCGACGGCTCGCACCAGCCCGAGCAGCTGCACCGGCTGCTGGACGCGCTGGAGGGCGCCGACCTCGTGATCGGCTCGCGCTGGGTCAAGGGCGGCTCGGTGGTGAACTGGCCGCTGAGCCGCAAGGCGCTCTCGGTCGGCGGCAACCTCTACGCCCGCGCCGCGCTCGGCATCCCGGTGCGCGACGTGACCGCGGGCTACCGGCTGTTCCGCCGGTCCACGCTCGAGGCGATCGACCTGGGCAGCGTGGAGTCCTCCGGCTACTGCTTCCAGACCGACCTCGCCTGGCGGACCGCCAAGGCCGGCCTGCGGATCGCGGAGGTGCCGATCGAGTTCGTCGAGCGGGTCCGGGGCGAGTCCAAGATGGACCGTTCGGTGGCCACCGAGTCGCTACGCCGGATCACCGGCTGGGGACTGCGGGAGCGACGGCGTCAGGCGGGCGCCGTACTCTCGAAGATGAGAGGCGACCGCGTCCCGGTCTGA
- the lnt gene encoding apolipoprotein N-acyltransferase: protein MRSLPARLAVAAVAGVLLALGFEPYAWAYLVPVAVAMLTLVVRGARLRDGFLGGLVFGTAFLLVLLPWLRVIGPDAWVALSLLEALFYGLGGLATAAVTRLRWWPLWSAAVWVAVELLRGSMPFGGFPWGRLAFATIDTPAAPLMAYVGAAGTTFAVALVGTTLAWALLRLRERPVAAVAGLVGSCLLASVASVAPVHAADPAADANPFSVAAVQGDVPGEGMNPFSERRAVLDNHVAATLELARQVKAGKRPAPDLVIWPENSTDIDPFSDPTVYADIQRAVDAIGVPVLVGAMVDGPGPREVYNQGIVWEPGTGPGERYSKRHPVPFGEYIPLREVFAPYITRLDQVPRDMVAGTEPGLLDMNGVTIGDVICFEVAYDDVVRDVAGDARVLVVQTNNATYMGTGQVEQQFAISRLRAIETGLPVVVAATNGISGIVAPDGEVLAQAPVRTRTVLSESLTGLAGGSWGLRTGPWVQALLVLVAAVCTVRGAGLGYRQRSPGVGVRETQGTGVA from the coding sequence GTGAGATCGCTGCCCGCGCGTCTGGCGGTCGCCGCGGTCGCAGGGGTGCTGCTGGCCCTCGGCTTCGAGCCCTACGCCTGGGCCTACCTGGTGCCGGTGGCGGTGGCGATGCTGACCCTGGTGGTCCGCGGCGCCCGGCTGCGGGACGGCTTCCTCGGCGGCCTGGTCTTCGGGACGGCGTTCCTGCTCGTGCTGCTGCCCTGGCTGCGGGTGATCGGCCCGGACGCCTGGGTGGCGCTGTCGTTGCTCGAGGCGCTCTTCTACGGCCTCGGCGGCCTGGCCACCGCCGCGGTCACCCGGCTGCGGTGGTGGCCGCTGTGGAGCGCCGCGGTCTGGGTCGCGGTGGAGCTGCTGCGCGGGTCGATGCCGTTCGGCGGCTTCCCGTGGGGCCGGCTCGCGTTCGCGACCATCGACACCCCGGCGGCGCCGCTGATGGCGTACGTCGGAGCGGCCGGCACCACCTTCGCCGTCGCGCTCGTCGGCACCACCCTCGCGTGGGCGCTGCTGCGGCTGCGGGAGCGGCCGGTCGCCGCGGTGGCCGGGCTCGTCGGCAGCTGCCTGCTCGCCTCGGTCGCGTCGGTGGCGCCGGTGCATGCCGCCGACCCCGCGGCCGACGCCAACCCGTTCTCGGTCGCCGCCGTCCAGGGTGACGTGCCGGGGGAGGGGATGAACCCGTTCTCCGAGCGCCGCGCGGTGCTGGACAACCACGTGGCGGCCACGCTCGAGCTGGCCCGCCAGGTGAAGGCCGGGAAGCGACCCGCCCCGGACCTGGTGATCTGGCCGGAGAACTCCACCGACATCGACCCGTTCTCGGACCCGACGGTCTACGCCGACATCCAGCGTGCGGTCGACGCGATCGGGGTCCCGGTCCTGGTCGGCGCGATGGTGGACGGGCCCGGGCCGCGCGAGGTCTACAACCAGGGGATCGTCTGGGAGCCCGGCACCGGCCCGGGGGAGCGCTACTCCAAGCGGCACCCGGTGCCGTTCGGCGAGTACATCCCGCTGCGGGAGGTGTTCGCGCCGTACATCACCCGGCTCGACCAGGTGCCGCGTGACATGGTCGCCGGCACCGAGCCGGGGCTGCTGGACATGAACGGGGTCACGATCGGCGACGTGATCTGCTTCGAGGTCGCCTACGACGACGTGGTGCGAGACGTCGCCGGCGACGCCCGGGTGCTGGTGGTGCAGACCAACAACGCCACCTACATGGGCACCGGCCAGGTCGAGCAGCAGTTCGCGATCTCCCGGCTGCGGGCCATCGAGACCGGCCTGCCGGTCGTGGTCGCGGCGACGAACGGCATCAGCGGGATCGTGGCGCCCGACGGCGAGGTCCTCGCCCAGGCGCCGGTGCGCACCCGCACGGTGCTCAGCGAGTCACTGACCGGGCTGGCGGGTGGCTCCTGGGGACTGCGCACCGGCCCGTGGGTTCAGGCGCTGCTGGTCCTCGTTGCGGCCGTCTGCACCGTGCGCGGTGCCGGACTCGGCTATCGTCAGCGCTCGCCGGGGGTCGGCGTGCGGGAGACGCAGGGAACAGGGGTGGCATGA
- a CDS encoding hotdog domain-containing protein translates to MTEQSTDRTEGQSTDGGRDARVGLVVTHRRYVPYAHAHYAGNLVDGAYSLGLFGDVATEMCIRTDGDEGLFASYSDVQFLAPVRAGDVLEVTAEVVRVGSRSRTLAFRAVVVARGRPDLSESAARVLTEPVVATTATGVVVVPARS, encoded by the coding sequence ATGACCGAGCAGAGCACCGACCGGACCGAGGGGCAGAGCACCGACGGCGGCCGGGACGCCCGCGTCGGACTGGTCGTGACCCACCGGCGCTACGTCCCCTACGCGCACGCCCACTACGCCGGCAACCTTGTCGACGGGGCCTACTCCCTCGGCCTGTTCGGCGACGTCGCCACCGAGATGTGCATCCGCACCGACGGCGACGAGGGCCTGTTCGCGTCCTACTCCGACGTGCAGTTCCTGGCGCCCGTGCGCGCCGGCGACGTGCTCGAGGTCACGGCCGAGGTCGTCCGGGTCGGCTCCCGGTCCCGGACCCTGGCGTTCCGGGCGGTCGTGGTCGCCCGCGGCCGGCCCGACCTCTCGGAGTCCGCGGCGCGGGTGCTCACCGAGCCGGTGGTGGCCACCACCGCGACCGGGGTGGTCGTGGTCCCGGCCCGGTCGTGA
- a CDS encoding OAM dimerization domain-containing protein — MSEGTILRPYGDTTGDGMVQLSFTLPMSSLGTNAKLAEGAAAQLANKMGMDPAMVVHARPMGPDFTFFVVYGRVNHLVDTSKVVVVERDYPLLAPKEVNLAIRKGLRRRLVVVGACIGSDAHTVGIDAILNIKGFAGEKGLEYYREIKVVNLGAQVSVPHLVERARAEKADAILVSQVVTQRDAHLLNTKEMSAAFREAYPSDRRPLLIVGGPRFDESMAAELGVDRVFARGTTPGEVASYVVDRLVTHRPRSTERAQAS, encoded by the coding sequence ATGAGCGAGGGCACGATCCTGCGCCCGTACGGCGACACCACCGGCGACGGCATGGTGCAGCTGTCCTTCACACTGCCGATGTCCTCGCTGGGCACGAACGCCAAGCTCGCCGAGGGTGCCGCGGCGCAGCTGGCCAACAAGATGGGCATGGACCCGGCGATGGTCGTGCACGCCCGGCCGATGGGTCCGGACTTCACCTTCTTCGTGGTCTACGGACGGGTCAACCACCTGGTCGACACCAGCAAGGTGGTGGTCGTCGAGCGCGACTACCCGCTGCTCGCGCCCAAGGAGGTCAACCTCGCGATCCGCAAGGGGCTGCGCCGCCGGCTGGTCGTGGTGGGAGCCTGCATCGGCAGCGACGCCCACACCGTGGGGATCGACGCCATCCTCAACATCAAGGGGTTCGCCGGCGAGAAGGGCCTGGAGTACTACCGCGAGATCAAGGTGGTCAACCTCGGCGCGCAGGTGTCAGTGCCGCACCTCGTCGAGCGGGCCCGCGCCGAGAAGGCGGACGCGATCCTGGTCTCCCAGGTCGTCACCCAGCGCGACGCGCACCTGCTCAACACCAAGGAGATGTCCGCGGCGTTCCGCGAGGCCTACCCCAGCGACCGGCGGCCGCTGCTGATCGTCGGCGGCCCGCGCTTCGACGAGTCGATGGCCGCCGAGCTGGGCGTGGACCGGGTCTTCGCCCGCGGCACCACCCCCGGCGAGGTCGCGTCGTACGTCGTCGACCGGCTCGTCACCCACCGACCCCGCAGCACCGAGAGGGCCCAGGCCTCATGA